From a single Corynebacterium kroppenstedtii DSM 44385 genomic region:
- the tyrS gene encoding tyrosine--tRNA ligase, translating into MNNGADNGVSEGPDARAAVIEDLQWRGLINQSTDLDLLKQAARDGMLTLYTGFDPTGPSLHAGHLVPLLMLKRFQQAGHRPIVLAGGATGMIGDPREVGERAMLAADTVSEWAENISSQLRRFVSFEGDPDFSGNNGAILENNYTWTSQMSAIEYLRDLGKNFSLNTMLSRDTVKRRLEGDGISYTEFSYMLLQANDFVELRRRYDCRVQIGGSDQWGNIVGGVDLNRRVDNEVVHGITVPLVTDSEGKKFGKSTGGGKLWLDPEMTSPYSWYQYFLNSADADVIRYLRWFTFLDREELKDLETETQERPHKRAAQKRLAQEMTTLVHGAEATKSVELASQALFGRGELRDLDSSTLKGALSETEIAEFPQGAEPTIVDLLVESKLAPSKGAARRTVKEGGAYVNNERVSDMDWIPRADDLLHGQWLVLRRGKKSFAGAKFAVK; encoded by the coding sequence ATGAACAACGGAGCGGATAACGGCGTGTCAGAAGGACCTGACGCTCGAGCAGCTGTCATTGAAGACCTTCAGTGGCGAGGTCTTATTAATCAATCGACTGATCTTGACCTGCTTAAACAAGCGGCTCGTGATGGGATGCTGACGCTCTATACCGGATTTGATCCCACGGGTCCGTCGCTTCATGCCGGTCATTTAGTTCCGTTGCTGATGCTCAAGCGGTTCCAGCAGGCCGGGCACCGCCCGATCGTCTTAGCTGGCGGTGCGACGGGGATGATCGGCGATCCCCGTGAAGTGGGGGAACGGGCCATGCTTGCTGCAGATACGGTCTCTGAGTGGGCCGAAAACATTTCGTCACAGCTTCGACGCTTCGTCTCATTTGAAGGCGACCCTGATTTCTCAGGGAACAATGGTGCGATTCTCGAAAATAACTACACGTGGACATCGCAAATGTCTGCCATCGAGTACCTGCGAGATTTAGGGAAGAATTTTTCGCTTAACACCATGTTGTCAAGAGATACCGTGAAACGTCGGCTAGAGGGCGACGGCATTTCCTACACGGAATTCTCTTACATGCTCTTACAAGCTAATGACTTCGTTGAACTCCGACGACGGTACGACTGCCGGGTTCAAATCGGTGGATCGGATCAGTGGGGAAACATCGTCGGAGGCGTCGACCTCAATCGGCGTGTCGATAATGAGGTTGTTCATGGAATAACCGTTCCACTTGTCACCGATTCTGAAGGGAAAAAGTTCGGAAAGTCCACTGGTGGTGGGAAGTTGTGGCTCGATCCAGAAATGACTAGCCCGTACTCGTGGTACCAGTATTTCCTCAACTCGGCAGACGCCGATGTTATCCGTTACCTGCGATGGTTTACTTTCCTTGATCGGGAAGAGCTCAAAGACTTAGAGACTGAAACTCAGGAGCGTCCGCATAAGCGTGCAGCGCAGAAACGCTTAGCTCAAGAAATGACGACGCTGGTCCACGGGGCGGAAGCGACGAAGTCTGTGGAACTTGCGTCGCAGGCACTCTTCGGTCGTGGAGAGCTGCGTGACCTGGACAGTTCGACGTTGAAGGGAGCGCTGTCGGAGACAGAGATTGCGGAGTTCCCCCAAGGTGCAGAGCCGACGATTGTTGACCTGCTTGTCGAGTCGAAGCTTGCACCTTCAAAGGGCGCTGCTCGCCGCACCGTTAAAGAGGGCGGCGCATATGTGAACAATGAGCGAGTCTCGGACATGGATTGGATCCCACGTGCGGACGATCTCCTCCACGGGCAGTGGTTGGTTTTGCGACGCGGAAAGAAGTCGTTCGCGGGAGCTAAGTTCGCCGTGAAGTGA
- a CDS encoding acetylornithine transaminase, which translates to MNTPVEVDGSHSEKSWKDRWSSTMMNNYGEPPLQLISGRGARVRDSQGKDYVDFLAGIAVNSLGYGNEKVAKAVATQANSLTHTSNLFSNKPSLLLAEKLKGRLWEGRRDEKDHDADSDRTISTTRVAFCNSGTEANEMAFKLARLTGKRRILAALNGFHGRTMGSLAMTGQPAKRDIFGPLPGGVEFFHYNDTSYLEKLVEIQPDEVAAIIVEPIQGETGVIPATRDFLRDIRRIADRVGALMICDEVQTGNGRTGDYFAFQDAGIIPDVVTTAKGLSAGLPIGACVATGRASSFFTPGAHGSTFAGNPVAASAGLVVQQYCDDGLVDHVKSMGSRLRTALSLLPHVVQVRGRGLMLGVVLDSPIAKEVVSDARDRGVILNAPAESVLRITPPLVLSDEECDEGVSRLKESLESVVRDQ; encoded by the coding sequence ATGAATACTCCTGTAGAAGTCGATGGTTCTCATTCAGAGAAATCCTGGAAAGACCGTTGGTCCTCGACGATGATGAACAATTATGGCGAACCGCCATTGCAATTGATTAGCGGTCGTGGTGCGCGAGTGAGGGATTCCCAGGGGAAAGACTATGTCGACTTTCTTGCGGGTATCGCGGTTAATTCACTGGGGTATGGGAATGAAAAAGTAGCGAAAGCTGTCGCCACTCAAGCGAATAGCCTTACCCATACATCAAACCTTTTTTCCAATAAGCCCTCGTTGCTTTTAGCTGAAAAGTTGAAGGGACGGCTGTGGGAAGGCCGTCGTGATGAAAAGGATCACGATGCAGACAGTGATCGCACTATCTCAACCACTCGGGTAGCGTTTTGTAATTCGGGAACAGAAGCTAACGAGATGGCTTTTAAGTTAGCTAGGCTCACGGGTAAGCGTCGTATATTGGCTGCGCTGAATGGGTTTCATGGTCGGACAATGGGGTCATTGGCTATGACGGGCCAACCAGCCAAACGTGATATTTTCGGCCCGCTCCCTGGGGGAGTCGAGTTTTTCCATTACAACGACACGTCTTATCTAGAAAAACTCGTTGAGATCCAGCCGGATGAGGTCGCCGCTATTATCGTCGAACCAATTCAAGGCGAAACCGGTGTGATCCCCGCGACGAGGGATTTTTTGCGAGATATCCGTCGGATAGCGGACCGTGTCGGTGCTCTCATGATTTGTGACGAGGTACAGACGGGTAACGGCCGTACCGGGGACTATTTTGCATTTCAGGATGCTGGAATTATTCCCGACGTGGTGACCACGGCTAAAGGATTGTCAGCAGGACTTCCCATAGGGGCGTGCGTGGCGACGGGGAGAGCGTCCTCTTTCTTTACTCCAGGGGCTCACGGCTCTACGTTTGCTGGCAACCCGGTCGCGGCATCTGCTGGGTTAGTGGTCCAACAATACTGCGACGACGGCCTTGTGGATCACGTCAAGAGTATGGGTAGCCGATTGCGTACGGCATTGTCATTGCTGCCTCACGTTGTTCAGGTGCGGGGGCGGGGTCTCATGCTGGGGGTTGTTTTAGATTCGCCTATCGCCAAAGAAGTCGTTTCAGATGCGCGTGACCGTGGAGTAATCCTGAATGCTCCCGCGGAGTCGGTATTGCGTATCACTCCACCTTTGGTTCTTAGTGATGAAGAATGCGATGAAGGCGTGAGCCGGTTGAAAGAGTCGCTTGAGAGTGTAGTGCGAGATCAATGA
- a CDS encoding Trm112 family protein — protein sequence MSLNEELLSLLVCPQDKGPLEYHEDEQLLVNPRLHIAYPIDDGIPVLLEDEALAYQGK from the coding sequence ATGAGCCTAAATGAAGAGCTACTGTCACTCCTGGTGTGCCCACAAGACAAGGGGCCACTGGAGTATCACGAGGACGAGCAGCTTTTGGTCAATCCGCGTTTGCATATTGCATATCCCATTGACGACGGAATTCCCGTCCTTCTTGAGGACGAGGCCCTCGCTTACCAAGGCAAATAA
- the argH gene encoding argininosuccinate lyase, giving the protein MGISAHKTNQGSLWGGRFSGGPSDAMFALSVSTHFDWVLAPYDVLASKAHARVLHSRGLLSDDDFETMINGLTQLGDDVASGAFKPDPTDEDVHGAMERGLIERVGSEVGGRLRAGRSRNDQVAALFRMWVRDAVRNVAAEVIELVNALADQAEAHSHDIMPGKTHSQAAQPILVAHQLLAHAHPLVRDVDRLKDLDKRLAVSPYGSGALAGSTLHLDPEAIAEELGFDSSSENSIDGTSSRDFATETAYVLAQIGVDMSRLAEEIISWCTPEYGYVTLDDAWSTGSSIMPQKKNPDVAELTRGKTGRLIGNLAGLMATCKALPLAYDRDLQEDKEPIVDSVNQLLLLLPAMTGLVKTLTFHTDRMRELAPRGFTLATDLAEWLVRRGVPFREAHEASGSCVRMAEAREVSLKDLTDEELRSAHPSLTSEVREVLTVEGSVASRDTKGGTARPRVMEQLERLRKVASQDSEWAAHSPIPGSD; this is encoded by the coding sequence ATGGGAATTTCGGCGCATAAAACGAATCAGGGCTCTTTGTGGGGAGGCCGGTTCTCTGGCGGCCCGAGCGATGCAATGTTTGCCTTGTCCGTATCCACCCATTTCGATTGGGTTCTGGCACCATACGACGTTTTAGCGTCGAAGGCTCACGCCAGGGTTTTGCACAGCCGAGGTCTTCTTAGCGACGACGACTTCGAAACGATGATTAACGGCTTGACTCAACTTGGTGACGACGTTGCGTCGGGCGCTTTTAAGCCGGATCCCACCGACGAAGATGTCCATGGTGCCATGGAACGTGGTCTCATTGAGCGCGTGGGTTCCGAGGTCGGCGGACGCCTTCGTGCAGGGCGCTCGCGTAACGATCAAGTCGCCGCACTCTTCCGTATGTGGGTGCGCGACGCCGTTCGAAATGTCGCAGCCGAGGTCATTGAATTAGTTAACGCCCTCGCTGACCAAGCCGAGGCGCACTCCCACGACATTATGCCTGGTAAAACTCACTCCCAGGCTGCTCAGCCCATCCTCGTTGCTCATCAGCTTTTGGCTCATGCACATCCGCTGGTGAGAGATGTCGACCGGCTTAAAGATTTGGACAAGCGCTTGGCGGTGAGTCCGTATGGTTCAGGTGCTCTTGCAGGTTCCACTCTCCATTTGGACCCAGAAGCTATTGCGGAAGAGCTAGGGTTTGATTCCTCCTCGGAGAATTCGATTGATGGAACGAGTTCCCGAGATTTTGCGACAGAAACTGCCTATGTGCTGGCGCAAATTGGTGTCGATATGTCGCGTCTTGCGGAAGAGATTATTTCTTGGTGCACACCGGAATACGGTTACGTCACCCTTGATGATGCGTGGTCGACGGGTTCGTCGATCATGCCGCAAAAGAAAAACCCTGATGTCGCTGAATTGACTCGCGGCAAAACCGGACGCTTGATCGGTAACCTTGCGGGTCTTATGGCGACGTGTAAGGCACTCCCATTGGCCTATGACCGCGATTTACAAGAAGATAAAGAGCCCATAGTTGACTCAGTTAATCAACTTCTTTTGCTCTTGCCCGCTATGACCGGTTTGGTCAAGACGTTAACCTTCCATACCGACCGGATGCGTGAATTGGCGCCTCGCGGATTCACACTGGCGACAGATCTCGCGGAATGGCTTGTGCGTCGTGGTGTTCCGTTTAGGGAAGCTCACGAGGCATCGGGCTCGTGTGTCCGGATGGCCGAAGCTCGAGAAGTCAGCCTTAAAGACTTGACTGACGAGGAATTGCGCTCGGCTCATCCGTCGTTAACGTCAGAGGTGAGGGAAGTGCTCACCGTGGAAGGGTCGGTCGCATCCCGCGACACTAAGGGAGGTACCGCGAGACCACGTGTGATGGAGCAACTTGAGCGGTTGAGGAAAGTCGCGTCTCAGGATTCCGAGTGGGCAGCTCATTCGCCCATTCCGGGTAGCGATTAA
- the argF gene encoding ornithine carbamoyltransferase produces the protein MEKIRHFLKDDDLSSSEQAEVLTRALEIKKDPFGFRPLEGPQSVAVLFDKTSTRTRFSFDAGIAQLGGNAIVVNSGSSQIGKKETFEDTGAVLSRFVTAIVWRTYEHSNLERIASTATVPVVNALCDDYHPCQILADLLTIIEHCTPHSEVSELHGLKAVYLGDGNNNMANSYLLGFAMAGINITICSPKGFQPHAAIVKRAQGLAADTGASVVVTDDVDAVAGADVVITDTWVSMGFENDGLDRRTPLLPYQVNDEVMARAKKTAIFLHCLPAYRGSEVTSSVIDGPQSRVFDEAENRLHAQKALLSWVIEHNPYS, from the coding sequence ATGGAGAAGATTCGTCATTTTCTCAAAGACGATGATTTATCATCATCAGAGCAAGCTGAGGTATTAACGCGCGCTCTTGAAATAAAAAAAGATCCCTTCGGATTTCGTCCATTAGAAGGGCCACAGTCCGTCGCCGTCCTGTTTGATAAGACCTCGACACGCACGAGGTTTTCCTTTGATGCGGGAATCGCACAGTTGGGTGGCAATGCCATTGTGGTTAACTCTGGTAGTTCCCAAATTGGTAAGAAGGAAACGTTTGAGGATACGGGGGCAGTGCTCTCTCGTTTCGTGACAGCGATCGTGTGGCGAACTTACGAGCACAGTAATCTCGAACGTATAGCGTCAACAGCGACTGTCCCCGTGGTCAATGCGCTTTGTGATGATTATCATCCGTGTCAAATTTTAGCGGACCTTCTCACAATTATTGAGCACTGTACTCCTCACAGTGAAGTGAGCGAATTGCATGGTTTAAAGGCCGTGTATCTGGGGGATGGAAATAACAACATGGCGAATTCATATCTGCTTGGATTTGCCATGGCAGGTATCAATATAACGATTTGTTCCCCTAAAGGTTTTCAACCACACGCTGCTATCGTGAAGCGGGCTCAAGGTCTTGCTGCGGACACCGGGGCATCCGTCGTGGTGACTGACGATGTTGACGCAGTAGCCGGAGCAGATGTCGTCATTACCGATACGTGGGTTTCCATGGGCTTTGAAAATGATGGCCTCGATCGTCGAACACCGCTTTTGCCGTACCAGGTCAATGACGAGGTGATGGCTCGAGCGAAAAAGACGGCGATTTTCCTACATTGCCTCCCGGCCTACCGGGGGAGTGAAGTGACGTCGTCAGTCATCGATGGCCCTCAATCGCGCGTTTTTGATGAAGCGGAAAACCGTCTTCACGCGCAAAAAGCACTCTTGTCGTGGGTTATAGAGCATAATCCTTATTCGTGA
- a CDS encoding arginine repressor: MSKHAPSTRTARQARVLEILQSHHVSNQSQIIELLARDGVEVTQATLSRDLDEMGARKVRSSDGASFYTVDGPDAEPDSDGRMDKLRRTLAELLVSTDFSGNFAVLRTPPGGAQYLASVIDRAPLTQVVGTVAGDDTIFVLSREPMNGEQLARYFAGVSSYSSR; the protein is encoded by the coding sequence ATGTCGAAACATGCGCCATCGACGCGCACTGCCCGCCAGGCTCGAGTTTTGGAGATTCTGCAATCTCATCATGTCTCGAATCAATCGCAGATCATCGAGTTGTTGGCACGGGACGGGGTGGAAGTCACTCAGGCGACGTTGTCACGGGATCTCGATGAAATGGGGGCGCGGAAGGTCCGTTCCTCCGACGGGGCAAGTTTTTATACCGTCGACGGCCCCGACGCGGAGCCCGATTCGGACGGTCGAATGGATAAGCTTCGGCGAACCTTGGCGGAGCTTTTGGTCTCGACGGACTTCTCCGGAAACTTCGCGGTGCTCCGTACTCCTCCGGGCGGTGCCCAGTACCTCGCTAGTGTCATTGACCGTGCTCCTTTGACGCAGGTCGTCGGCACAGTCGCTGGTGACGACACTATTTTCGTGCTGTCCCGTGAACCGATGAACGGTGAGCAACTCGCTCGGTACTTCGCCGGAGTTTCGTCATACTCGTCTCGGTGA
- a CDS encoding argininosuccinate synthase has protein sequence MTNRVVLAYSGGLDTSVAIPYLSKMTDGEVVAVSIDLGQGGEDMESVRQRALACGAVEAIVVDAKDEFAEQYCLPAIKANGLYMKQYPLVSALSRPLIVKHLVETAKEHGGTHVAHGCTGKGNDQVRFEVGFADTAPDLKIIAPARDYAWTRDKAIAFAEEIDLPIEQSASSPFSIDQNVWGRAVETGFLEDLWNPPTKDLYAYTEEPSLGNAPDEVVISFEGGKPVAIDGRPVSVLEAIEEMNRRGGAQGVGRLDMVEDRLVGIKSREVYEAPGAMVLIRAHEALEDITVERELARYKRGIDARWSEEVYDGLWFAPLKRSLDAFIDSTQENVTGDIRLVLHEGRITVNGRRSEKSLYDFNLATYDTGDTFDQTLSRGFVELHGLSSKIACKRDREQ, from the coding sequence GTGACTAATCGTGTTGTTCTCGCCTATTCCGGTGGCCTGGATACATCGGTAGCTATCCCGTATTTGTCGAAGATGACGGATGGCGAGGTCGTCGCAGTGTCCATTGATCTGGGCCAAGGCGGCGAGGACATGGAATCGGTGCGTCAGCGTGCTCTCGCCTGCGGTGCGGTTGAGGCAATCGTCGTCGATGCAAAAGATGAATTTGCTGAGCAGTATTGTTTGCCGGCCATTAAGGCAAACGGTCTGTATATGAAGCAATACCCGCTGGTATCTGCGCTTTCTCGGCCGTTAATCGTGAAGCATTTGGTGGAAACCGCTAAGGAACATGGCGGCACCCACGTTGCCCACGGCTGCACCGGCAAAGGAAACGACCAGGTCCGGTTTGAAGTAGGTTTTGCTGACACCGCGCCTGATCTGAAGATTATTGCTCCTGCGCGTGATTATGCGTGGACCCGGGATAAGGCAATTGCCTTTGCTGAAGAGATTGATTTGCCCATTGAACAATCGGCAAGTTCGCCTTTCTCCATTGATCAAAACGTGTGGGGCCGGGCAGTCGAAACAGGATTCCTCGAGGATTTGTGGAACCCGCCGACGAAAGATCTGTACGCATACACAGAAGAACCGTCACTGGGAAATGCTCCCGACGAGGTCGTTATCTCCTTCGAAGGTGGTAAGCCCGTTGCTATTGACGGCCGGCCTGTCTCGGTGCTTGAAGCGATCGAAGAGATGAATCGCCGCGGTGGCGCCCAGGGGGTTGGCCGGCTTGATATGGTCGAGGACCGCCTCGTCGGAATTAAGTCCCGTGAAGTGTATGAGGCTCCGGGTGCAATGGTGCTCATTCGGGCTCATGAAGCGCTGGAAGACATCACGGTTGAGAGGGAGCTCGCGCGGTATAAGCGGGGCATCGATGCCCGGTGGTCTGAAGAGGTCTATGACGGACTGTGGTTCGCGCCGTTGAAGCGTTCGCTTGATGCCTTTATTGACTCGACGCAGGAAAATGTTACGGGCGATATCCGTCTTGTTCTCCATGAAGGCCGGATCACGGTGAACGGCCGCCGGTCGGAGAAGTCGCTTTATGATTTCAATTTAGCGACGTACGACACCGGGGATACTTTTGACCAGACGCTGTCGCGTGGCTTCGTGGAGCTGCACGGTTTGTCTTCGAAGATTGCCTGCAAACGAGATCGTGAACAATAG
- the argB gene encoding acetylglutamate kinase: MVKSLTAALTPEMRAHTLAEALPWLTHYRDTIVVIKYGGNAMIDDDLKRAFAEDMVFLRTVGVKPIVVHGGGPQINEMLSRLGLEGEFKGGYRVTTPEVMEVARMVLFGKVGRELVNLINQFGPYAVGTSGEDASLFTARQRYAVVDGVQEDIGLVGDIVDVEPSTIVDLIQAGRIPVVSTIAPGNDGHVYNINADSAAAALAQALGAERLLVLTNVEGLYTEWPDKESLVSKITISGARSVFPRLESGMIPKIESAVEAVDHGVKAASIIDGRIAHSVLLELLTSGGIGTMIIPDGEDPVVRADHLIYHHSYGMDEEGIVYGADRRPYRGDGPQKPTDPDSAQ, from the coding sequence ATGGTTAAGTCATTAACGGCCGCGTTAACTCCAGAAATGCGGGCACATACTTTAGCTGAGGCTCTTCCGTGGCTCACTCACTATCGAGATACCATTGTCGTTATTAAATATGGCGGTAATGCCATGATTGACGACGATTTAAAGCGCGCTTTTGCGGAGGATATGGTTTTTCTTCGGACCGTCGGCGTTAAGCCAATCGTTGTCCACGGTGGGGGACCACAGATTAACGAAATGCTTTCGCGTCTAGGGCTTGAAGGCGAGTTTAAAGGTGGATATCGGGTCACCACTCCTGAGGTGATGGAAGTCGCCCGAATGGTTTTATTTGGAAAAGTGGGCCGAGAACTCGTTAACCTTATCAACCAATTTGGTCCTTATGCAGTAGGTACGTCTGGTGAGGATGCTAGCTTATTTACTGCTCGGCAACGCTATGCCGTCGTAGATGGAGTTCAGGAAGACATCGGATTAGTCGGCGATATTGTTGATGTCGAGCCATCGACGATTGTGGATTTAATCCAGGCTGGGCGAATTCCAGTCGTGTCGACCATTGCGCCAGGTAACGATGGCCATGTTTACAACATCAATGCGGATTCTGCGGCTGCTGCACTGGCACAAGCATTAGGCGCCGAGAGGCTGCTGGTCTTAACGAATGTCGAAGGACTCTATACCGAGTGGCCGGATAAAGAATCCCTCGTTTCAAAGATCACGATCTCTGGAGCTCGTTCAGTGTTTCCCCGGTTGGAATCCGGCATGATTCCGAAGATTGAATCTGCGGTCGAGGCAGTTGATCACGGCGTCAAAGCCGCAAGCATTATCGATGGCCGCATTGCTCATAGCGTGCTTTTAGAGTTATTAACTTCGGGTGGTATCGGCACGATGATTATCCCCGATGGTGAGGATCCCGTCGTCCGTGCTGATCACCTCATTTATCACCATTCTTACGGGATGGATGAAGAAGGAATCGTTTATGGCGCGGATCGCCGTCCCTACAGAGGGGATGGCCCGCAGAAGCCGACGGACCCTGATTCCGCTCAGTGA
- the argJ gene encoding bifunctional glutamate N-acetyltransferase/amino-acid acetyltransferase ArgJ produces MSSLGITAPMGFRATSTTAGIKESGKPDMCLVVNDGPHDVAVGVFTRNKIRAAPVEVTSANISDGHLRAVVFNAGNANACTGEQGIKDARDMASDVSSFLHCDAHDVAVCSTGIIGDHLPMECVNAGIDALSRGIDSTNASSDDAGTAAAEAIMTTDTVPKQAGYAGEGWRIGAMVKGVGMISPSLATMLCCITTDAVVDVDTARDALRGAASTTFDRLDIDGSTSTNDTALLLSSGASGVSPSPDEFAHALHQVCNDLASQMQSDAEGVTKRVSIKVIGAANDSEALVAARTIGRDNLTKCAMFGSDPNWGRVLAAVGIADVEMDPHGISVSFNDHVVCRNSAAVEGSRDVDISGPDISVVVDLGTGSQGEATVRTTDLSFSYVEINSAYTT; encoded by the coding sequence GTGTCATCACTGGGGATCACCGCACCGATGGGGTTTCGAGCTACATCGACCACGGCAGGTATTAAGGAATCAGGCAAACCCGACATGTGTCTCGTCGTTAATGATGGGCCGCATGATGTAGCAGTAGGGGTATTCACTCGAAATAAAATTCGGGCTGCACCTGTCGAGGTGACGAGCGCCAACATTAGCGACGGCCATCTACGCGCCGTGGTTTTTAATGCTGGTAACGCGAATGCGTGTACAGGTGAGCAGGGGATTAAGGACGCGCGCGATATGGCTTCCGATGTGTCCTCATTTCTGCACTGTGATGCTCACGACGTGGCTGTGTGCTCGACTGGGATCATCGGCGATCATCTCCCCATGGAGTGTGTCAACGCGGGGATTGATGCATTAAGCCGTGGCATAGATTCGACAAATGCTTCGTCGGACGACGCCGGTACGGCTGCGGCAGAAGCGATCATGACGACCGATACTGTCCCAAAACAGGCAGGTTATGCCGGCGAGGGCTGGCGGATCGGAGCAATGGTTAAAGGAGTGGGAATGATTTCCCCTTCCTTGGCTACGATGCTCTGCTGCATCACTACCGACGCGGTCGTGGACGTCGACACGGCCCGCGATGCACTGCGTGGAGCAGCCTCAACAACGTTTGATCGCTTAGATATCGATGGATCGACCTCGACGAATGACACGGCCTTACTTTTGTCGTCGGGCGCCAGTGGTGTTTCACCTAGCCCGGACGAGTTTGCGCATGCGCTTCATCAGGTCTGCAATGACCTTGCCTCACAGATGCAAAGCGATGCTGAGGGTGTGACTAAACGAGTCTCGATAAAGGTCATCGGTGCTGCTAACGACTCTGAGGCGCTGGTCGCGGCCCGAACCATCGGGCGCGACAATTTAACGAAGTGCGCCATGTTTGGTTCTGATCCCAACTGGGGCCGTGTGCTGGCTGCCGTAGGAATAGCCGATGTGGAGATGGATCCGCATGGTATCTCGGTGTCATTTAACGACCATGTGGTGTGTAGGAATTCTGCAGCTGTCGAGGGGAGTCGGGACGTCGATATCTCAGGTCCGGATATCTCCGTGGTCGTCGATTTAGGCACAGGGAGCCAAGGAGAGGCCACCGTCCGTACCACCGATCTTTCTTTCTCATACGTTGAAATCAATTCAGCGTACACAACGTAG
- the argC gene encoding N-acetyl-gamma-glutamyl-phosphate reductase yields MTVSVAVAGATGYAGSEILRLLLSHPQYRAGAMTIGALTGASHAGQSVEALMPHLVELHGRTIEKTEPARLAEHDIVFLALPHGHSAKIAQSLPDETLIIDCGADFRLADKEQWEAFYDSPYAGSWPYGIPEMPGHRKKIASTRRIAVPGCFPTGATLAVLPALTSKLITPEISIVSVTGVSGAGKKPSVGMLGSETMGSARAYKAGGKHRHTPEIIQNLQEACDEPVQVSFTPVLAPMQRGILTTASAPASDELVALTEKDPSAAQDAVKAAYRSFYSDEKFVVVLNGDQQPATQSVLGSNAVHIQAEYDVAARRVVVTSAIDNLVKGTAGAAIQCMNLAQGWPEDSGLSINGVAP; encoded by the coding sequence ATGACAGTTTCAGTGGCAGTAGCCGGAGCGACGGGATACGCGGGTAGTGAAATCCTCAGGCTCCTTCTCTCCCATCCTCAGTATCGGGCCGGTGCTATGACCATTGGGGCATTGACAGGCGCTTCTCACGCAGGTCAAAGCGTTGAAGCCCTCATGCCCCACTTGGTGGAATTACACGGACGCACCATTGAGAAGACCGAACCTGCCCGCCTGGCTGAGCACGACATCGTGTTCCTTGCGCTGCCACACGGTCATTCAGCGAAGATCGCGCAATCTTTGCCGGATGAAACCCTAATCATTGACTGTGGGGCCGATTTCCGTCTCGCAGATAAAGAGCAATGGGAAGCGTTTTATGACTCTCCTTATGCGGGATCATGGCCGTATGGAATTCCCGAGATGCCCGGACATAGAAAGAAAATCGCCAGTACTCGGCGCATTGCTGTTCCCGGGTGTTTTCCGACCGGCGCGACGCTGGCTGTACTTCCAGCCTTGACATCGAAGCTCATCACCCCAGAAATCTCCATTGTTTCTGTCACGGGTGTGTCGGGTGCTGGTAAGAAGCCCTCGGTGGGCATGTTGGGGTCAGAAACGATGGGGTCGGCGCGGGCGTATAAGGCGGGTGGGAAACACCGCCACACCCCAGAAATTATTCAAAACTTACAAGAAGCGTGTGACGAGCCTGTTCAGGTATCTTTCACTCCTGTTCTTGCGCCGATGCAACGGGGGATATTGACGACGGCATCCGCCCCAGCATCGGACGAATTGGTAGCTCTCACTGAAAAAGATCCCAGCGCAGCACAGGACGCAGTCAAAGCGGCATATCGGTCGTTCTATAGTGATGAAAAATTTGTCGTCGTTTTAAACGGCGATCAGCAGCCGGCAACTCAATCCGTGTTGGGATCGAACGCGGTCCATATCCAGGCTGAATACGATGTGGCAGCCCGACGAGTGGTCGTGACCTCAGCTATCGACAATTTGGTCAAGGGAACTGCCGGAGCTGCTATCCAATGCATGAATCTTGCACAAGGGTGGCCGGAAGATTCCGGATTGAGCATTAATGGGGTTGCGCCATAA